A genomic stretch from Lathyrus oleraceus cultivar Zhongwan6 chromosome 2, CAAS_Psat_ZW6_1.0, whole genome shotgun sequence includes:
- the LOC127122562 gene encoding ABSCISIC ACID-INSENSITIVE 5-like protein 3 — protein sequence MFGEVQSQLGNTMKSHHSTILDELLNTVISDENDQLMQNGPSYHHHNNNSSFLSESTVDSLNNNEVWTDINQQTHVQDNNVQVIGDESNLAMASLSQHWLPLELQMPVPIQMPSIHLEQQQQMIGLCPNFNVAQSVYENKPMDIDYSENPLAMSMPISSTCSDSNGDVVAAAGIGIGVGVGRMQENLDEMMEKSVERKQKRMAKNRESAAKSRAKKQEHINKLEMDKFRLKKINKELEMRKKIDQEFFSNLKPRYQLRRTSSAKF from the exons ATGTTTGGAGAGGTTCAGAGCCAGTTGGGAAATACAATGAAGTCTCACCATAGTACGATTCTTGATGAGCTTCTAAATACTGTGATTTCAGATGAAAATGACCAACTTATGCAAAACGGTCCTTCATATCATCATCATAATAataattcatcatttttatcTGAGAGCACTGTTGATAGTTTGAATAACAATGAGGTATGGACTGATATTAACCAACAAACACATGTACAAGATAATAATGTTCAGGTTATTGGAGATGAATCAAATTTGGCCATGGCTTCACTGTCACAACATTGGTTACCATTAGAACTGCAAATGCCGGTGCCAATTCAAATGCCTTCTATCCACCTCGAACAACAACAACAGATGATAGGGTTATGTCCGAATTTCAATGTTGCGCAATCAGTTTATGAGAATAAACCGATGGACATTGATTACTCCGAAAATCCACTCGCTATGTCAATGCCAATATCATCTACATGTTCAGATTCAAACGGAGACGTTGTTGCTGCTGCTGGTATCGGCATTGGCGTTGGCGTTGGAAGGATGCAAGAGAACTTGGATGAGATGATGGAGAAGTCTGTTGAGAGGAAACAGAAGAGAATGGCGAAGAACCGCGAATCTGCGGCTAAGTCTAGGGCAAAGAAACAG GAACACATAAATAAGTTAGAGATGGACAAATTTCgattgaagaaaataaataagGAACTCGAAATGAGAAAG AAAATAGATCAAGAGTTTTTTTCAAATCTCAAACCAAGATACCAACTAAGACGTACCAGCTCAGCAAAGTTCTAG